A region from the Sandaracinus amylolyticus genome encodes:
- a CDS encoding nucleotide excision repair endonuclease, whose product MTRAFDRRLGDDFLATVPRSPGVYRVLDAAGTVVYVGKAINLRRRLSQYRNATRRKRHRKMRAIVESAARVEFEPCETELDAELRETALIQSLTPKWNVVGAFSFLYPSIGLGAPEPRHALFAFSTTPSERPELDWHGAYRSRDITGGAFFALMRLLALIGHREKTPRRPKGTRTWTFEVRRLPSSWRDDWSAFLRGESRAALSSLAIALLDKPRARRDAGTVQEDLSALDRFYRFEAQKLASARHLVGDARWPIPQIDRDALFIRARALRSAASGHSHG is encoded by the coding sequence GTGACGCGCGCGTTCGATCGGCGGCTCGGCGACGACTTCCTCGCGACGGTGCCGCGCTCGCCCGGCGTCTATCGCGTGCTCGATGCCGCGGGCACGGTCGTGTACGTCGGCAAAGCGATCAACCTGCGGCGTCGTCTGTCGCAGTATCGCAATGCGACCCGCCGGAAGCGGCACCGCAAGATGCGCGCGATCGTCGAGAGCGCGGCGCGCGTGGAGTTCGAGCCCTGCGAGACCGAGCTCGACGCGGAGCTGCGCGAGACCGCGCTCATCCAGTCGCTCACGCCGAAATGGAACGTCGTCGGCGCGTTCTCGTTCCTGTATCCGTCCATCGGCCTCGGCGCGCCCGAGCCCAGGCACGCGCTGTTCGCGTTCTCGACGACGCCGAGCGAGCGCCCGGAGCTCGACTGGCACGGTGCCTATCGCTCTCGCGACATCACGGGGGGTGCGTTCTTCGCGCTCATGCGTCTCCTCGCGCTGATCGGACATCGTGAGAAGACGCCGCGACGTCCGAAGGGCACACGCACCTGGACGTTCGAGGTGCGGCGACTGCCCTCCTCGTGGCGCGACGACTGGAGCGCATTCCTGCGCGGGGAGTCGCGCGCCGCGCTCTCGTCGCTCGCGATCGCGCTCCTCGACAAGCCGCGCGCCCGGAGAGACGCGGGCACGGTGCAGGAGGACCTCTCGGCGCTCGATCGATTCTATCGCTTCGAGGCCCAGAAATTGGCGAGCGCGCGTCACCTCGTGGGCGACGCGCGCTGGCCGATCCCTCAGATCGATCGCGACGCGCTCTTCATCCGAGCGCGCGCGCTGCGATCGGCGGCATCAGGTCACTCCCACGGATAG
- a CDS encoding peroxidase family protein produces the protein MEAQGYCGLGGTPACEPGTVCEPVSSTAGLCCPDDPNTGALPYCIGPDGPETATVLASDVLGLLRMAQDPALAADLYTGPWTNWYRDGRERGLAKLALMRGILERFNLTDTYVGTGVPMVTDPARPDPQCPTGPYVTRNLDGTCNDPTNPLMGAAGTRFGRNILLTAAFPDESQMLVPNPREISLELLRRRGPGGSEFHGVPFLNNLATAWIQFQVHDWFNHGVQRGHGAGTIEVPLSRTDPLRRYGMRTMSIPRTARDATRVAGRDDALPPTYTNEVTHWWDGSQIYGSDPETADRLRSHQGGRLRVSRSGLLPLGERGYSDTGMRENFWVGLELMHTLFALEHNAIADMLASNHPDWDDQRLFDTARLINAALIAKIHTIEWTPAILPNSSLEIAMRTNWSGLNSATCPPLPQIPGLYPNPVVYGVVGNPGARNLYDAAYAMTEEFVSVYRMHPLLPEHLTVRSARTGAVRAVVPTALSREAGGRAMLAAYGMENLLYSFGTTNPGALVLDNYPQFLQDLLVPGRGVIDMGTIDIVRDRERGIPRYNDARQLLRLPRVPDFITLTNGDRELASRLESIYGDIDQVDLMVGTFAEGQRPSCYGFGETLFQVFTLMATRRLQADRFYTTLYNSDVYTSEGLMWIELSSMRSVLLRHFPELRNTGLTNVANAFYPWE, from the coding sequence GTGGAGGCACAAGGCTACTGCGGCCTCGGCGGTACACCGGCCTGCGAGCCAGGCACCGTGTGCGAGCCAGTCTCGAGCACTGCGGGGCTCTGCTGTCCCGACGATCCGAACACCGGTGCACTGCCCTACTGCATCGGCCCCGACGGGCCCGAGACCGCGACGGTGCTCGCCTCCGACGTGCTCGGACTGCTCCGGATGGCGCAGGATCCCGCGCTCGCGGCCGACCTCTACACCGGTCCTTGGACCAACTGGTATCGCGACGGTCGTGAGCGCGGCCTCGCGAAGCTCGCGCTGATGCGCGGCATCCTCGAGCGCTTCAACCTGACGGATACCTACGTCGGCACGGGCGTGCCGATGGTCACCGATCCGGCGCGCCCGGATCCGCAGTGCCCGACCGGGCCGTACGTCACGCGCAACCTCGACGGCACCTGCAACGATCCGACGAACCCGCTGATGGGCGCGGCCGGGACGCGCTTCGGCCGCAACATCCTCCTGACGGCCGCGTTCCCCGACGAGTCGCAGATGCTCGTCCCGAACCCGCGCGAGATCAGCCTCGAGCTCCTGCGCCGACGTGGCCCCGGAGGTTCGGAGTTCCACGGGGTCCCGTTCCTCAACAACCTCGCGACCGCGTGGATCCAGTTCCAGGTCCACGACTGGTTCAATCACGGCGTCCAGCGCGGACACGGCGCGGGCACCATCGAAGTCCCGCTGTCGCGCACCGATCCGCTTCGCCGCTACGGCATGCGCACGATGTCGATCCCGCGCACCGCGCGGGACGCGACGCGCGTGGCGGGCCGCGACGACGCGCTGCCGCCGACCTACACGAACGAGGTCACGCACTGGTGGGACGGCTCGCAGATCTACGGCAGTGATCCCGAGACCGCGGATCGCCTGCGCTCGCACCAGGGCGGCCGACTGCGCGTCTCCCGCAGCGGCCTGCTGCCGCTCGGCGAGCGCGGGTATTCCGACACCGGCATGCGCGAGAACTTCTGGGTCGGCCTCGAGCTGATGCACACGCTCTTCGCGCTCGAGCACAACGCGATCGCCGACATGCTCGCGAGCAATCATCCCGACTGGGACGATCAGCGCCTGTTCGACACGGCGCGCCTGATCAACGCGGCGCTGATCGCGAAGATCCACACGATCGAGTGGACGCCCGCGATCCTGCCGAACTCGAGCCTCGAGATCGCGATGCGCACCAACTGGTCGGGCCTCAACAGCGCGACGTGCCCGCCGCTGCCGCAGATCCCCGGGCTCTATCCGAACCCGGTCGTCTACGGCGTCGTCGGCAATCCCGGCGCGCGCAATCTCTACGACGCGGCGTACGCGATGACCGAGGAGTTCGTCTCGGTGTACCGCATGCACCCGCTGCTCCCCGAGCACCTCACCGTGCGCTCCGCGCGCACCGGCGCGGTGCGCGCCGTCGTCCCGACCGCGCTCTCCCGCGAGGCCGGTGGTCGCGCGATGCTCGCGGCGTACGGCATGGAGAACCTGCTCTACTCGTTCGGGACCACGAACCCGGGCGCGCTCGTGCTCGACAATTATCCGCAGTTCCTCCAGGACCTCTTGGTCCCGGGGCGCGGCGTGATCGACATGGGCACGATCGACATCGTGCGTGACCGCGAGCGCGGCATTCCCCGCTACAACGATGCGCGCCAGTTGCTCCGACTGCCGCGCGTGCCGGACTTCATCACGCTCACCAACGGTGATCGCGAGCTCGCGAGCCGGCTCGAGTCGATCTACGGCGACATCGATCAGGTCGACCTGATGGTCGGCACGTTCGCCGAGGGTCAGCGCCCGAGCTGCTACGGGTTCGGCGAGACGCTCTTCCAGGTGTTCACGCTGATGGCGACCCGCCGCCTCCAGGCGGACCGCTTCTACACGACGCTCTACAACTCCGACGTCTACACGTCGGAGGGCCTCATGTGGATCGAGCTGAGCTCGATGCGCTCGGTGCTGCTCCGCCACTTCCCGGAGCTGCGCAACACGGGCCTGACGAACGTCGCGAACGCGTTCTATCCGTGGGAGTGA
- a CDS encoding hybrid sensor histidine kinase/response regulator: MIEAEPDGTLRIIAANDAAGELGGAGSGAALEGRTIAEVSPRSIAPLRDALARGARTTVPGVVLEGGRVFDVELIPLSPTRIGLSMHETTREQRARHALELTTRELQDLYDRAPIGYHSIDRHGVFRRINDTELRWLGYTRDEIVGVRRFVDLLTPESREQFERTFDRFIERGETSNLQFDMVRKDGSLLPVLLHATAVYDASGAFVASRSTVLDVTERRRAEEREREVWTQIEHHLELGTEELRAANEGLRAEIAAREQAQAALAQTEVQLRQALKMEAVGRLAGGVAHDFNNMLSVILIFTELALGEMAVDDARRGDLEQVRGAAVRATELTRQLLAFSRQQVLDARPILVDDVIAGLERLLQRLIGEQVGLSTTLGARGTRILADVGQIEQVIVNLAVNARDAMPRGGRLRIETGVVDLDDDYAASHHGVRAGRYVVIAVSDTGVGMSKETLDRAFEPFFTTKEPGKGTGLGLSTVYGIVAQSGGHVWAYSEVGLGTTIKVYLPVVEHDSGAGDARSGLAHARGGSETILLVEDDPLVRAAARRILARSGYLVVEASAPAEALSLASGLARVDALLTDVVMPELTGPELADRLRVSRPDLPVVYMSGYLDVDVVGPRVLEERARFVQKPLTNEALLRAVRDAIDRR, translated from the coding sequence GTGATCGAAGCAGAGCCCGACGGAACACTCCGCATCATCGCGGCGAACGACGCGGCGGGTGAGCTCGGTGGCGCGGGCAGCGGCGCTGCGCTCGAGGGACGCACCATCGCCGAGGTCTCGCCGCGCTCGATCGCGCCGCTCCGCGACGCGCTCGCGAGGGGCGCGCGCACCACGGTGCCCGGCGTGGTGCTCGAGGGCGGGCGTGTCTTCGACGTCGAGCTCATCCCGCTCTCGCCGACGCGCATCGGCCTCTCGATGCACGAGACCACGCGCGAGCAGCGCGCGCGCCACGCGCTCGAGCTCACCACGCGCGAGCTGCAGGACCTCTACGATCGCGCGCCGATCGGCTACCACTCGATCGATCGCCACGGCGTGTTCCGGCGCATCAACGACACCGAGCTGCGCTGGCTCGGCTACACGCGCGACGAGATCGTGGGCGTGCGGCGCTTCGTGGATCTGCTCACGCCCGAGAGCCGCGAGCAATTCGAGCGGACGTTCGATCGCTTCATCGAGCGCGGCGAGACCTCGAACCTGCAGTTCGACATGGTCCGCAAGGACGGCTCGCTGCTGCCGGTGCTGCTCCACGCGACCGCCGTGTACGACGCGTCGGGCGCGTTCGTCGCGAGCCGCTCGACCGTGCTCGACGTGACCGAGCGACGCCGCGCCGAGGAGCGCGAGCGCGAGGTGTGGACGCAGATCGAGCACCACCTCGAGCTCGGCACCGAGGAGCTCCGCGCCGCGAACGAGGGGCTCCGCGCGGAGATCGCGGCGCGCGAGCAGGCGCAGGCCGCGCTCGCGCAGACCGAGGTGCAGCTTCGCCAGGCGCTCAAGATGGAAGCGGTGGGCCGCCTCGCGGGCGGGGTGGCCCACGACTTCAACAACATGCTGAGCGTCATCCTGATCTTCACCGAGCTCGCGCTCGGCGAGATGGCGGTCGACGACGCGCGGCGCGGCGATCTCGAGCAGGTGCGCGGCGCCGCAGTACGCGCGACCGAGCTCACGCGGCAGCTCCTCGCGTTCAGCCGGCAGCAGGTGCTCGATGCGCGACCGATCCTCGTCGACGACGTGATCGCGGGGCTCGAGCGCCTGCTGCAGCGGCTGATCGGCGAGCAGGTGGGGCTCTCGACGACGCTCGGCGCGCGCGGCACGCGCATCCTCGCGGACGTCGGTCAGATCGAGCAGGTGATCGTCAACCTCGCGGTCAACGCGCGCGACGCGATGCCGCGCGGAGGACGGCTCCGCATCGAGACGGGCGTGGTCGATCTCGACGACGACTACGCCGCGTCGCACCACGGCGTGCGCGCGGGCAGGTACGTGGTGATCGCGGTGAGCGACACCGGCGTCGGGATGAGCAAGGAGACGCTCGATCGCGCGTTCGAGCCGTTCTTCACCACGAAGGAGCCGGGCAAGGGCACGGGCCTCGGGCTCTCGACGGTCTACGGCATCGTCGCGCAGAGCGGCGGGCACGTGTGGGCCTACAGCGAGGTCGGTCTCGGCACGACGATCAAGGTGTACCTGCCGGTCGTCGAGCACGACTCGGGCGCGGGCGACGCGCGCTCGGGGCTCGCGCACGCGCGCGGTGGGAGCGAGACGATCCTGCTCGTCGAGGACGATCCGTTGGTGCGCGCGGCCGCGCGGCGCATCCTCGCGCGCAGCGGGTACCTCGTCGTCGAGGCGTCGGCGCCGGCGGAGGCGCTCTCGCTCGCGAGCGGTCTCGCGCGCGTCGACGCGCTGCTGACCGACGTGGTGATGCCCGAGCTCACCGGCCCCGAGCTCGCGGATCGACTGCGCGTGAGCCGGCCCGATCTGCCCGTCGTGTACATGTCGGGCTACCTCGACGTCGACGTGGTCGGGCCGCGGGTGCTCGAGGAGCGCGCGCGCTTCGTCCAGAAACCGCTGACGAACGAGGCGCTGCTGCGCGCGGTGCGGGACGCGATCGATCGCCGCTGA
- a CDS encoding GNAT family N-acetyltransferase: MSDRIVRAPRDEHERATLERVLQESFGNEGLPWTTWMERIGHENLRVVIADGAIRGGLGFYRFGQHWGGERVPMIGLAGVGVEPSWRGRGIARTFLVDTLAQARSEGVPLAGLYASSVAVYRAIGFEQAGVTLRFEAPVASLARGDHALACEPFDPLENAHVRPLYDARARRWDGHLVRTEAIWARITQPYQGTARAYRFGPASAPEGYIVYSHQPGADLHFGIALRDLVLATPAAARRCAALLSDLRSLGRDLRWLGCASDPLVSLLPEESARIVEPHRWMLRILDPARALAMRGYSSEGEASFVVRDALFGDHALHVRVRDGRAEVDTIAARRELPTLDTRALAALYSGFANVSTLVAMGLVEGSIDGAHALARLFTRGEPWLCDWF, from the coding sequence ATGAGCGATCGCATCGTGAGGGCCCCACGCGACGAGCACGAGCGCGCGACGTTGGAGCGCGTGCTCCAGGAGAGCTTCGGGAACGAGGGGCTGCCCTGGACGACGTGGATGGAGCGCATCGGGCACGAGAACCTGCGCGTGGTGATCGCGGACGGCGCGATCCGCGGCGGCCTCGGGTTCTATCGGTTCGGCCAGCACTGGGGCGGCGAGCGCGTGCCGATGATCGGGCTCGCGGGCGTCGGCGTGGAGCCCTCGTGGCGCGGGCGCGGGATCGCACGGACGTTCCTCGTCGACACGCTCGCGCAGGCACGCAGCGAGGGCGTGCCGCTCGCGGGCCTCTATGCGTCGTCGGTCGCGGTGTATCGCGCGATCGGGTTCGAGCAGGCGGGCGTCACGCTGCGCTTCGAGGCGCCGGTCGCGAGCCTCGCGCGCGGCGATCACGCGCTCGCGTGCGAGCCCTTCGATCCGCTGGAGAACGCGCACGTGCGGCCGCTCTACGACGCGCGCGCGCGCCGCTGGGACGGGCACCTCGTGCGCACCGAGGCGATCTGGGCGCGCATCACCCAGCCGTATCAGGGCACCGCGCGCGCCTATCGCTTCGGGCCGGCGAGCGCGCCCGAGGGCTACATCGTCTACAGCCACCAGCCGGGCGCCGATCTGCACTTCGGGATCGCGCTGCGCGATCTCGTGCTCGCGACGCCCGCCGCCGCGCGACGGTGCGCCGCGCTGCTCTCCGATCTGCGCTCGCTCGGCCGCGACCTGCGCTGGCTGGGATGCGCGAGCGATCCGCTCGTGTCGCTGCTGCCCGAGGAGAGCGCGCGCATCGTCGAGCCCCATCGCTGGATGTTGCGCATCCTCGATCCCGCGCGCGCGCTCGCGATGCGCGGCTATTCGAGCGAGGGCGAGGCGTCGTTCGTGGTGCGTGACGCGCTGTTCGGCGATCACGCGCTGCACGTGCGGGTGCGCGACGGGCGCGCGGAGGTCGACACAATCGCGGCGCGCCGCGAGCTCCCGACGCTCGACACCCGCGCGCTCGCCGCGCTCTACAGCGGGTTCGCGAACGTCTCGACGCTGGTCGCGATGGGCCTCGTCGAGGGCTCGATCGACGGTGCCCACGCGCTCGCTCGGCTCTTCACGCGCGGCGAGCCGTGGCTCTGCGACTGGTTCTGA
- a CDS encoding putative metal-binding motif-containing protein, translating into MNKASLSLWLAMALMGAGLVGCGDDDGGGGGADAGVEDAAQGQDGSTPACSEDSECDDGDPCNGAETCGASGCTEGAAAEDGTACDADGDETTADLCVAGECGATRCGDGHADDSTGEECDDGNDVSGDGCDDCRFSCDEDADCDDDIECNGAETCSDAHVCELGEPLADETACAAGTGTCAAGVCLARTCTDDEDCSDGNACNGEETCGGETGCTIGTALDCDDENACTADSCDAAVGCRHALIDGDRDGAAPTSAGACGTDCDDTRADVHPDADDVCDGVDNDCDGETDEGGVTTWYVDCDRDSYARSGAAMVESCARPAPGTAGCASGGGWTTRAPSAPAESDCNDGVAAVNPGQATFQTTAIAGAPEASDYDYDCNATEEVRSDDEGACRRAGLVCAVTEGWSGDATPACGATADWVVRCMPSGVLGCSAVTEERQQACR; encoded by the coding sequence ATGAACAAGGCTTCTCTTTCGCTCTGGCTCGCGATGGCGCTGATGGGCGCCGGCTTGGTCGGGTGTGGGGACGACGATGGCGGCGGGGGCGGCGCGGACGCCGGTGTGGAAGACGCGGCGCAGGGGCAGGACGGATCGACGCCCGCGTGCAGCGAGGACTCCGAGTGCGACGACGGTGATCCCTGCAACGGCGCCGAGACCTGCGGCGCGAGCGGGTGCACCGAGGGCGCGGCGGCAGAGGACGGCACCGCGTGCGACGCCGATGGCGACGAGACGACGGCCGATCTCTGCGTGGCGGGCGAGTGCGGCGCGACGCGCTGCGGCGATGGGCACGCCGACGACTCGACCGGCGAGGAGTGCGACGACGGAAACGACGTGAGCGGCGACGGCTGCGACGACTGTCGCTTCTCGTGCGACGAGGACGCCGACTGCGACGACGACATCGAGTGCAACGGCGCCGAGACCTGCTCGGACGCGCACGTCTGCGAGCTCGGTGAGCCGCTCGCCGACGAGACCGCGTGCGCCGCCGGCACCGGCACCTGCGCCGCGGGCGTGTGCCTCGCGCGCACGTGCACCGACGACGAGGACTGCAGCGACGGCAACGCGTGCAACGGCGAGGAGACCTGCGGTGGCGAGACCGGCTGCACGATCGGCACCGCGCTCGACTGCGACGACGAGAACGCGTGCACCGCGGACTCGTGCGACGCGGCGGTGGGCTGCCGCCACGCGCTGATCGACGGCGATCGCGACGGCGCCGCGCCGACGAGCGCGGGCGCGTGCGGCACCGACTGCGACGACACCCGCGCCGACGTGCACCCCGATGCCGACGACGTGTGCGACGGAGTCGACAACGACTGCGACGGCGAGACGGACGAGGGTGGCGTCACGACGTGGTACGTCGACTGTGATCGCGACAGCTACGCGCGCAGCGGCGCGGCGATGGTCGAGTCGTGCGCGCGTCCCGCGCCCGGCACGGCGGGCTGCGCGAGCGGCGGCGGATGGACGACGCGCGCGCCGAGCGCGCCCGCCGAGTCGGACTGCAACGACGGAGTCGCGGCGGTCAATCCCGGACAGGCCACGTTCCAGACCACCGCGATCGCCGGCGCGCCCGAGGCGAGCGACTACGACTACGACTGCAACGCGACGGAAGAGGTGCGCAGCGACGACGAAGGCGCGTGCCGGCGCGCGGGTCTCGTCTGCGCGGTCACCGAGGGCTGGAGCGGCGACGCGACGCCCGCGTGCGGCGCGACGGCGGACTGGGTCGTGCGCTGCATGCCGAGCGGTGTGCTCGGGTGCTCCGCGGTGACCGAGGAGCGCCAGCAGGCCTGTCGCTGA
- a CDS encoding DUF4215 domain-containing protein produces MPRFVSVLLALLALTACDPDPDPGPGDDPDAGDVGSHDASPGIDAPLPPRPDAGSPVCGDGVKASSEACDDGDVDSGDGCSATCTVEDGYACPTPGEDCVPIATCGDGVRTGGEGCDDRNSDSSDGCSADCVIEAGWVCPIDGVACRAAACGDGIIAGFEECEDGDAPPEGDDGCSADCLFEDGYACETVGAPCVETECGNGMVEGTEPCDDGDNDTGDGCSPLCELEPVCSDGVCTTACGDGVVLPGEPCDDGNTRAGDGCSPTCTIEDGFTCELTEIEPPDELALAVVYRDFRGYDLPATGSVPRGHVDFQNANGTETGIVAAMLGTDRLPVYAKEGVSSATTHGRPAFDQWYHDSSMSMTVVDRIVLARQADGRYVFDDADFFPLDTRGWVDAELEPVRNGGHNFSFTSVVRYWFEYGGDEVLTFRGDDDVWVFINGRLALDLGGVHGPLSGTVTLSARASELGLVAGRIYEVVVFQAERHTSQSSYRLTLSNFTSSRTECAPICGDGIVTRFEACDDGVNDGSYGGCAPGCMALGPRCGDGATQSEQGEQCDDPPNVGGYDGCSPACQLTERCGDGVRQAEHGEQCDDGNDVDTDTCSNACLTNLG; encoded by the coding sequence ATGCCGCGCTTCGTATCCGTCCTCCTCGCGCTCCTCGCCCTCACTGCTTGCGATCCCGATCCCGATCCCGGCCCCGGTGACGACCCCGATGCGGGCGACGTCGGATCGCACGACGCGTCGCCGGGAATCGATGCGCCTCTGCCCCCGAGGCCCGACGCGGGCAGTCCGGTCTGCGGCGATGGCGTCAAAGCGTCGAGCGAGGCGTGTGACGACGGCGACGTCGACTCCGGCGATGGTTGTTCGGCGACTTGCACCGTCGAGGACGGATATGCGTGCCCGACCCCCGGCGAAGACTGCGTGCCGATCGCGACCTGCGGCGATGGCGTGCGCACTGGCGGCGAAGGGTGTGACGATCGCAATTCCGACTCGAGCGACGGCTGCAGCGCGGACTGTGTGATCGAGGCCGGTTGGGTCTGCCCGATCGACGGAGTCGCGTGTCGCGCGGCCGCGTGCGGCGACGGAATCATCGCGGGATTCGAGGAGTGCGAGGACGGCGACGCGCCGCCCGAAGGAGACGACGGCTGCAGCGCCGATTGCCTCTTCGAGGACGGCTATGCGTGCGAGACCGTCGGCGCGCCGTGCGTCGAGACCGAGTGCGGCAATGGCATGGTCGAGGGCACGGAGCCCTGTGACGACGGCGACAACGACACTGGCGACGGCTGCAGTCCGCTCTGCGAGCTCGAGCCGGTGTGCAGCGACGGAGTCTGCACCACTGCGTGCGGCGACGGAGTCGTGCTCCCGGGCGAGCCCTGCGACGACGGCAACACGCGCGCGGGCGACGGCTGCTCGCCGACGTGCACCATCGAAGACGGCTTCACCTGCGAGCTGACCGAGATCGAGCCGCCCGACGAGCTCGCGCTGGCGGTCGTCTATCGCGACTTCCGCGGATACGACCTGCCCGCGACGGGCTCCGTCCCGCGCGGCCACGTCGACTTCCAGAACGCGAATGGAACCGAGACCGGGATCGTCGCGGCGATGCTCGGCACCGATCGACTCCCGGTCTACGCGAAGGAGGGAGTCAGCTCGGCCACCACGCACGGGCGCCCGGCGTTCGACCAGTGGTACCACGACTCCTCGATGAGCATGACGGTCGTCGACCGCATCGTGCTCGCGCGCCAGGCCGACGGTCGATACGTGTTCGACGACGCCGACTTCTTCCCGCTCGACACGCGCGGCTGGGTCGACGCCGAGCTCGAGCCGGTCCGCAACGGCGGCCACAATTTCTCGTTCACCAGCGTCGTTCGTTATTGGTTCGAGTACGGCGGAGACGAAGTGCTCACGTTCCGCGGCGACGACGACGTGTGGGTGTTCATCAACGGGCGTCTCGCGCTCGATCTCGGCGGTGTGCACGGTCCGCTGAGCGGCACGGTCACGCTCAGCGCGCGCGCGAGCGAGCTCGGGCTCGTCGCGGGTCGCATCTACGAGGTCGTGGTGTTCCAGGCGGAGCGCCACACGTCGCAGTCGTCGTATCGACTCACGCTCTCGAACTTCACGTCGTCGCGGACCGAGTGCGCGCCGATCTGCGGCGACGGGATCGTCACGCGCTTCGAGGCGTGCGACGACGGAGTGAACGACGGCTCGTACGGCGGGTGCGCGCCCGGGTGCATGGCGCTCGGCCCGCGCTGCGGCGATGGCGCGACGCAGAGCGAGCAGGGCGAGCAGTGCGACGATCCGCCGAACGTCGGCGGCTACGACGGATGCTCGCCCGCGTGCCAGCTGACCGAGCGCTGCGGCGACGGCGTGCGACAGGCCGAGCACGGCGAGCAGTGCGACGACGGCAACGACGTCGACACCGACACCTGCAGCAACGCGTGTCTCACGAACCTCGGCTGA